In Pseudomonas sp. MYb327, one DNA window encodes the following:
- the hisS gene encoding histidine--tRNA ligase: protein MSKSLQAIRGMNDILPEQTPLWRHFEGTVSRLLDNYGYKQIRMPIVEFTELFKRSIGEVTDIVEKEMYTFDDRNGDSLTLRPEGTAACVRAVLEHGITGGGQVQKLWYIGPMFRHERPQKGRYRQFHQIGVEVFNLDGPDIDAELIVLTWRLWGELGIRDAVKLELNSLGTSESRGRYREALVEFLSGHLDKLDEDSQRRLKTNPLRVLDTKNADTQAILVDAPKMADYLDEESRVHFEGLKARLDAAGIPYVINPKLVRGLDYYSKTVFEWVTDKLGAQGTVCAGGRYDGLVEQMGGKPTAGVGFAMGIERLVLLLETLEQIPEEISRQVDVYLCAFGEEAELAGLALAERVRDQLPNLRLQVNAGAGSFKSQFKKADKSGALYALILGDDEMAQQVVGFKPLRGQGEQQSIAWDALAAHLATCVVQG from the coding sequence GTGAGCAAGTCTCTGCAAGCCATTCGTGGCATGAACGACATCCTGCCCGAACAGACTCCGTTGTGGCGTCATTTCGAGGGCACCGTTTCGCGTCTGCTGGATAACTACGGTTACAAGCAGATCCGCATGCCGATCGTTGAGTTCACCGAGTTGTTCAAGCGCTCCATCGGTGAAGTGACCGACATCGTCGAAAAAGAGATGTACACCTTCGACGACCGCAACGGCGATTCACTGACCCTGCGTCCTGAAGGCACCGCCGCCTGCGTGCGTGCAGTGCTCGAGCACGGCATCACCGGCGGTGGCCAGGTGCAGAAACTTTGGTACATCGGCCCGATGTTCCGTCACGAGCGTCCGCAGAAAGGCCGTTATCGCCAGTTCCACCAGATCGGTGTCGAGGTGTTCAACCTCGACGGTCCGGACATCGATGCCGAACTGATCGTGCTGACCTGGCGCCTGTGGGGCGAGCTGGGTATCCGCGATGCGGTCAAGCTCGAACTCAACAGCCTGGGCACCAGCGAATCCCGTGGTCGTTACCGCGAAGCACTGGTCGAGTTCCTGTCCGGGCATCTGGACAAACTGGACGAAGACAGCCAGCGCCGCCTGAAGACCAATCCGCTGCGGGTTCTGGACACCAAGAACGCCGACACACAAGCGATTCTGGTCGATGCGCCGAAGATGGCCGACTACCTCGACGAAGAATCCCGCGTGCACTTCGAGGGCCTCAAGGCTCGCCTGGACGCCGCCGGCATTCCTTATGTGATCAACCCGAAGCTGGTGCGCGGGCTGGATTACTACAGCAAGACTGTTTTCGAATGGGTCACCGACAAACTGGGCGCCCAAGGCACCGTGTGTGCCGGTGGACGTTACGACGGCCTGGTTGAGCAGATGGGCGGCAAACCGACCGCTGGTGTGGGTTTCGCCATGGGTATCGAGCGTCTGGTTCTGCTGCTGGAAACCCTGGAGCAGATCCCGGAAGAGATCTCTCGTCAGGTCGATGTCTACCTCTGCGCCTTCGGTGAAGAAGCCGAGCTGGCCGGTCTGGCCCTGGCCGAGCGCGTGCGTGACCAGTTACCAAACCTGCGCCTGCAAGTGAATGCCGGCGCCGGCAGCTTCAAAAGCCAGTTCAAGAAAGCCGACAAGAGCGGTGCGCTGTATGCACTGATCCTCGGTGACGATGAGATGGCCCAGCAAGTGGTAGGTTTCAAACCCCTGCGTGGCCAGGGCGAACAACAAAGCATTGCCTGGGATGCGCTTGCCGCTCACCTGGCCACCTGCGTCGTGCAGGGTTGA
- the ispG gene encoding flavodoxin-dependent (E)-4-hydroxy-3-methylbut-2-enyl-diphosphate synthase, which produces MHGESPIKRRESRKIWVGNVPVGGDAPIAVQSMTNSDTNDVAATVAQINRLEAAGVDIVRVSVPDMDAAEAFGKIKQLVKVPLVADIHFDYRIALRVAELGVDCLRINPGNIGREDRVRAVVDAARDRGIPIRIGVNAGSLEKDLQKKYGEPTPAALVESALRHVEHLERLNFQDFKVSVKASDVFMAVEAYRLLAKEIVQPLHLGITEAGGLRSGTVKSAVGLGMLLAEGIGDTIRISLAADPVEEVKVGYDILKSLHLRSRGINFIACPSCSRQNFDVVKTMNELEGRLEDLLVPLDVAVIGCVVNGPGEAKEAHIGLTGGTPNLIYIDGKPSQKLTNDNLVDELERLIREKAAEKVEADAAVIARG; this is translated from the coding sequence ATGCACGGCGAATCTCCAATCAAACGTCGCGAATCGCGCAAGATCTGGGTCGGCAACGTACCGGTAGGCGGCGATGCGCCTATCGCTGTGCAGAGCATGACCAACAGCGACACCAATGATGTCGCAGCCACCGTCGCCCAGATCAATCGTCTGGAAGCAGCCGGTGTCGATATCGTGCGGGTATCCGTCCCGGACATGGACGCTGCCGAGGCGTTTGGCAAGATCAAGCAACTGGTCAAGGTTCCGCTGGTTGCCGATATCCATTTCGATTACCGGATCGCTTTGCGCGTCGCCGAACTGGGCGTGGACTGTCTGCGGATCAATCCGGGCAACATCGGTCGTGAAGATCGCGTACGTGCCGTGGTCGACGCAGCCCGTGATCGCGGCATTCCGATTCGCATCGGTGTGAATGCCGGTTCCCTGGAAAAAGACCTGCAAAAGAAATACGGCGAGCCGACGCCGGCCGCGCTGGTCGAATCGGCCTTGCGCCACGTCGAGCACCTTGAACGCCTGAATTTCCAGGACTTCAAGGTCAGCGTGAAAGCTTCCGATGTGTTCATGGCCGTCGAAGCCTACCGCCTGCTGGCGAAAGAAATCGTTCAGCCGCTGCACCTGGGCATCACTGAAGCCGGTGGTTTGCGTTCCGGCACAGTGAAATCTGCCGTGGGCCTCGGTATGCTGCTCGCCGAAGGGATTGGCGATACTATTCGCATCTCGTTGGCGGCCGACCCGGTCGAGGAAGTGAAAGTCGGCTACGACATTCTCAAGTCCCTGCATCTGCGTTCACGTGGCATCAACTTCATTGCCTGCCCGAGCTGCTCGCGGCAGAACTTCGATGTGGTCAAAACCATGAACGAACTGGAAGGGCGCCTCGAAGACCTGTTGGTACCGCTGGATGTCGCGGTCATCGGTTGCGTGGTCAACGGCCCGGGTGAAGCCAAGGAAGCCCATATCGGCTTGACCGGCGGCACGCCAAACCTGATTTACATCGACGGCAAGCCGTCGCAGAAACTGACGAATGACAATCTGGTGGATGAGCTCGAACGCTTGATCCGCGAGAAAGCGGCCGAAAAGGTCGAAGCTGACGCTGCCGTAATCGCGCGCGGTTGA
- a CDS encoding tetratricopeptide repeat protein, translated as MSSTEDEQLADLKDWWSRNGKPLVTGGLLALVIVFGWQAFHKYQNNQSQGASMLYQQLLETTLTPDGKPDAARVSDLAGKLNSEFGGSAYAQYGSLFVAKVAVDSGKLDDAVSELKAIVAKPANPALGEIARQRLAQVLGAQNKADEALKLLEGDADKAFLATREELKGDLLVQLGRTDEAHAAYQKAKAALSDEAAVGGLQIKLDDLAKGDA; from the coding sequence GTGTCGAGTACCGAAGACGAACAGCTGGCGGATTTGAAGGACTGGTGGTCACGCAACGGCAAGCCCCTGGTCACTGGCGGCTTGTTGGCGCTGGTTATCGTGTTCGGCTGGCAAGCCTTTCACAAGTATCAGAACAACCAGTCGCAAGGCGCCTCGATGCTCTATCAGCAATTGCTGGAGACCACGCTGACGCCAGATGGCAAGCCTGATGCGGCCCGGGTTTCCGATCTCGCCGGCAAGCTCAACAGCGAGTTCGGCGGCAGTGCCTATGCGCAGTACGGCAGCCTGTTCGTAGCGAAAGTCGCTGTCGACAGCGGCAAGCTGGATGACGCAGTCAGCGAGCTGAAAGCCATCGTTGCCAAACCTGCCAACCCGGCACTGGGCGAAATCGCCCGTCAGCGCCTGGCGCAGGTTCTGGGGGCGCAGAACAAGGCCGATGAAGCCCTGAAACTGCTTGAAGGCGATGCCGACAAAGCGTTCCTGGCCACTCGCGAAGAACTCAAGGGCGACCTGCTGGTGCAGTTGGGTCGTACTGACGAAGCACACGCGGCGTATCAAAAAGCCAAGGCGGCACTGTCGGATGAAGCGGCGGTCGGTGGCCTACAAATCAAGCTGGACGATCTGGCCAAAGGGGATGCGTGA